The Desulfomicrobium apsheronum genome includes a region encoding these proteins:
- a CDS encoding Hsp20/alpha crystallin family protein yields MAKLFPWNSWLEMEDLKEEMQRLVENSACSSSFVENGRRLARFRPVADVIEVEDAFFVLVELPGLERENVRLEVHGNELAVFGERQPPLNVEGAAFQVMERSYGCFSRRFELPEDIDDQAVAASMKAGLLQIRVPKRTRRPVNRTIPISLDE; encoded by the coding sequence ATGGCAAAGCTTTTTCCGTGGAATTCCTGGCTTGAGATGGAAGATTTAAAAGAAGAGATGCAGCGTCTGGTCGAGAACTCTGCCTGCTCTTCCTCCTTTGTCGAGAATGGGCGCAGGCTGGCCAGATTCCGGCCCGTGGCCGATGTGATCGAGGTCGAGGACGCTTTTTTCGTTCTGGTCGAGTTGCCGGGGCTTGAGCGTGAAAATGTGCGGCTCGAGGTGCATGGCAACGAACTGGCCGTCTTCGGCGAACGCCAGCCGCCTTTGAATGTCGAGGGCGCGGCCTTCCAGGTCATGGAGCGATCATATGGCTGTTTTTCACGCCGCTTCGAACTGCCGGAGGATATCGACGACCAGGCCGTGGCCGCCAGCATGAAGGCAGGCCTTTTGCAGATACGGGTGCCCAAGCGCACCCGGCGCCCGGTGAACAGGACCATCCCCATTTCCCTGGATGAATGA
- a CDS encoding NlpC/P60 family protein has product MKSLKLRSLSGRMPLDLCGLFFLCLLFMGTGCAPKTMIQTPVIPPPQDTFTPTVSDILLSQFRAWKGVRHRIGGTDRQGVDCSGLMQAIFREAFQVELPRTSRDQSRMGQRVETRQMRPGDLVYFTDKGGDHIGVLVADRTFLHASASRGVILSTLDAYWWPRLRRVQRVLS; this is encoded by the coding sequence ATGAAGTCCCTCAAGCTTCGATCATTGTCGGGCCGGATGCCCCTCGACCTCTGCGGGCTGTTTTTTTTGTGCCTGCTTTTCATGGGAACCGGTTGCGCTCCCAAGACCATGATCCAAACCCCCGTGATCCCGCCTCCGCAGGACACCTTCACCCCCACGGTTTCCGACATATTGCTCTCCCAGTTCAGAGCCTGGAAAGGCGTGCGCCATCGCATCGGCGGCACGGACCGTCAGGGGGTGGATTGTTCGGGACTGATGCAGGCGATTTTCAGGGAGGCGTTTCAGGTGGAACTGCCCCGCACCTCGCGTGATCAGAGCCGGATGGGACAACGCGTCGAAACCAGGCAGATGCGGCCAGGGGATCTGGTGTATTTCACGGACAAGGGCGGTGATCACATCGGCGTGCTTGTCGCGGACAGAACCTTTCTGCATGCCTCGGCGAGCCGGGGGGTTATTCTCTCAACCCTCGACGCCTATTGGTGGCCGAGACTCAGGCGGGTACAGCGCGTCCTGTCCTGA
- a CDS encoding trypsin-like peptidase domain-containing protein produces MKLIKLLAVILCWALVSAHFSFASGRDIRMTPVVRTVQSVAPAVVNIHTARIVEQEINPFGSMFDDSLFRHFFGSQDLTRRFEQRSLGSGVIIDAGKQLVLTNAHVIEGASTIRVRLLDGRQFDGELVGSDPDFDLAILHLKDARDLPQATMGDSSDMMIGETVIAIGNPFGFGNTVTTGVVSALERTIETKQGTFTDFIQTDAAINPGNSGGPLMNLAGELVGINTAIHAGAEGIGFAIPINKAKRVVEELVSFGRVQAAWLGLEGQDVDERIARYLGLEEARGMLVAQVHEASSQKAGIEPGDVITSVNGVGVEDRSHYQRILRNFTLGQELRLDIAGQTGKRRASVTLQAFTNEKALDMADRRWGMTVRLQGRNLVVSQVRPGSPAQQLGLRSGDLLLKVAGDALSSADDYARAFKRYRMANTVLLLVARDGRGYHVRLRV; encoded by the coding sequence ATGAAACTGATCAAGTTGCTGGCCGTGATCCTTTGCTGGGCGCTCGTGAGCGCCCATTTTTCTTTTGCCTCGGGCCGGGATATCCGCATGACGCCGGTGGTGCGCACCGTGCAAAGCGTGGCCCCGGCGGTGGTCAACATCCACACCGCGCGCATCGTCGAGCAGGAGATCAATCCTTTTGGCTCCATGTTTGATGACTCCTTGTTCCGCCATTTTTTCGGCTCGCAGGATCTGACTCGTCGGTTCGAACAGCGCAGCCTTGGCTCCGGAGTGATCATTGACGCGGGCAAGCAGCTGGTGCTGACCAACGCGCATGTCATCGAGGGGGCCTCGACCATCCGGGTGCGCCTGCTGGACGGGCGGCAGTTCGACGGCGAGCTGGTCGGCTCTGATCCGGACTTTGACCTGGCCATCTTGCATCTGAAGGACGCCCGGGACCTGCCACAGGCCACCATGGGCGACTCCTCGGACATGATGATCGGCGAGACGGTCATCGCCATCGGCAATCCGTTCGGGTTTGGCAACACCGTGACCACGGGAGTGGTCTCCGCCCTGGAACGCACCATCGAGACCAAGCAGGGCACCTTCACGGATTTCATCCAGACCGATGCGGCCATCAACCCCGGCAACAGCGGTGGCCCGCTCATGAATTTGGCCGGCGAGCTGGTCGGCATCAACACCGCCATCCATGCCGGAGCCGAGGGAATCGGGTTCGCCATCCCCATCAACAAGGCCAAGCGGGTCGTGGAAGAACTGGTCAGCTTCGGCCGCGTGCAGGCCGCATGGCTGGGACTTGAGGGCCAGGATGTAGACGAGCGCATTGCACGGTATCTGGGCCTTGAGGAGGCACGAGGCATGCTCGTGGCTCAGGTGCATGAGGCTTCCTCGCAAAAGGCCGGGATCGAGCCCGGAGACGTGATCACCTCGGTCAACGGGGTGGGCGTCGAGGACCGCAGCCACTATCAGCGCATACTCAGGAATTTCACCCTCGGGCAGGAGCTGCGTCTGGATATTGCCGGACAGACGGGAAAGCGCAGGGCATCCGTTACGTTGCAGGCCTTCACGAACGAAAAGGCACTGGACATGGCCGACCGACGTTGGGGCATGACGGTGCGGCTCCAGGGGCGCAACCTGGTCGTGTCCCAGGTCCGGCCGGGGAGCCCTGCCCAGCAGCTGGGGCTCAGGAGCGGCGATCTGCTGCTCAAGGTCGCGGGGGACGCGCTGTCGTCCGCGGATGACTATGCCCGGGCGTTCAAGCGCTACCGCATGGCCAATACGGTGCTGCTGCTCGTGGCCCGGGACGGGCGCGGCTATCACGTGCGGCTAAGGGTCTGA
- a CDS encoding DUF2784 domain-containing protein, which yields MAHLLAANAVLILHLLFICLVMLGGLAVPRYPRFAFVHVPTAIWGVLVEAFGWYCPLTDLENALLRRAGEEGYGGGFVERYLLAMIYPDGLTRETQMLLAGMVVLVNVAVYGWVLKKRAKHKQTRK from the coding sequence ATGGCCCATCTTCTTGCCGCCAACGCGGTGCTCATCCTGCACCTTCTCTTCATCTGCCTGGTTATGCTCGGTGGTCTGGCCGTGCCCAGATACCCGCGCTTCGCCTTCGTTCATGTCCCGACGGCGATCTGGGGCGTTCTGGTCGAAGCCTTTGGCTGGTACTGTCCGTTGACGGATCTGGAAAATGCGCTGCTGCGCCGGGCGGGAGAGGAAGGCTATGGCGGAGGATTCGTGGAGCGCTACCTGCTCGCGATGATCTACCCTGACGGACTGACCCGCGAAACGCAGATGCTGCTGGCCGGGATGGTCGTGCTGGTCAACGTGGCCGTATATGGGTGGGTGCTGAAGAAAAGAGCGAAGCACAAGCAGACGCGAAAATGA
- the alr gene encoding alanine racemase produces MTIWYNHVRTHIRLQALVDNYRLIRTRATDPAPVIKSDAYGHGLPEAAGALFAAGARTMAAGTVGEAAVLKDTVPEAEVISLLGPLDAEDYACVCERDIVAFVGSTEQLLLLEEAASHAGTTVRVALKFDTGMARLGFAPDEAAGVADTLDGLEHVRATMACSHLATADDPGQVEYVREQGDRFARILKTLHARGLDVRASLANSGAIFGHPDLHHDLQRPGIALYGGNPFHGTPWEEKGLGLKPTMQVSSRLMQIRTIPAGQSVSYGRTFTAPAEIRVGIVAVGYADNYSRGLSGKARMLLHGKRVPVLGRVCMQLTAVDLTGVPEAAAGDEIFMLGGEGPFAISADELAGWWGTITYEVFCLLGQNPREYVE; encoded by the coding sequence ATGACCATCTGGTATAATCATGTGCGCACACACATCCGTTTGCAGGCGCTGGTGGACAATTACAGGCTGATCCGCACCCGCGCCACGGACCCCGCGCCGGTCATCAAGTCCGATGCTTATGGGCACGGGCTTCCCGAGGCGGCCGGGGCTCTCTTTGCGGCCGGGGCCCGGACCATGGCCGCAGGGACGGTCGGCGAGGCCGCAGTCCTTAAGGATACCGTGCCCGAGGCCGAGGTCATCTCCCTGCTCGGTCCACTGGACGCCGAAGATTACGCCTGCGTGTGCGAGCGTGACATTGTCGCCTTTGTGGGCAGCACCGAGCAGCTGCTGCTTCTGGAAGAGGCCGCAAGCCACGCCGGGACAACGGTCCGGGTCGCCCTGAAGTTCGATACGGGCATGGCCCGGCTCGGCTTTGCGCCGGACGAGGCGGCGGGAGTGGCCGACACGCTGGACGGACTGGAGCATGTCCGGGCGACCATGGCCTGCTCCCATCTGGCCACGGCCGACGATCCTGGACAGGTCGAATACGTACGCGAACAGGGCGACAGGTTTGCGCGCATCCTCAAGACTCTGCATGCCCGGGGGCTGGACGTGCGGGCCAGCCTGGCCAACTCCGGGGCCATCTTCGGGCATCCAGATTTGCACCACGATCTGCAACGCCCGGGCATCGCCCTCTACGGCGGCAATCCTTTTCACGGCACACCCTGGGAGGAAAAGGGGCTTGGCCTGAAGCCGACCATGCAGGTCTCCAGCAGGCTGATGCAGATCAGGACCATCCCTGCCGGTCAAAGCGTGAGTTACGGACGCACCTTCACCGCTCCTGCCGAAATACGCGTGGGCATCGTGGCCGTGGGCTATGCCGACAACTATTCGCGCGGACTGTCGGGCAAGGCGCGGATGCTCCTTCACGGCAAACGCGTTCCGGTCCTGGGCCGGGTCTGCATGCAGCTTACGGCCGTGGACTTGACCGGAGTGCCGGAAGCGGCGGCGGGCGATGAGATTTTCATGCTTGGCGGGGAGGGACCTTTTGCCATCTCGGCCGATGAGCTCGCCGGATGGTGGGGGACGATCACCTATGAGGTGTTCTGTCTGTTGGGTCAGAATCCGCGCGAGTATGTAGAGTAG
- a CDS encoding NlpC/P60 family protein — translation MDFPQGGQGPRREFSALPGFALILFVFWSLGGCSSKQVDSTADLSAAMQDSLAYSQMRRDEDQPARHREFDYSILFSRDNDYFSTSAPDESADFSSLVDTGDIEPVPSIGDIVLAQYEDWRGVRYRMGGTDYRGIDCSALVQAVFKDAFEMDLPRTSSEQAKLGEAVPRDEIQPGDLLYFIDRGRKHVGVAVNESEFMHASRKKGVVLSKFDGYWTPRLKRVRRILDCNEMAIPRYNGG, via the coding sequence ATGGATTTTCCGCAAGGTGGGCAAGGCCCCCGTAGAGAGTTTTCGGCTTTGCCTGGATTTGCGCTTATCCTCTTTGTTTTCTGGTCCTTGGGCGGATGCTCGTCCAAGCAGGTTGACTCCACCGCAGACCTTTCCGCAGCCATGCAGGATTCACTGGCATATTCGCAAATGCGTCGGGATGAAGACCAGCCTGCCCGTCACCGCGAATTCGATTATTCGATTCTTTTCTCCCGCGACAACGATTATTTTTCCACGTCGGCCCCGGATGAATCCGCCGACTTCTCTTCCTTGGTCGATACCGGTGACATTGAGCCGGTCCCTTCCATCGGGGACATTGTTCTGGCCCAGTACGAAGATTGGCGCGGAGTGCGCTATCGCATGGGCGGGACTGACTATCGTGGCATTGACTGCTCGGCGCTGGTTCAGGCGGTCTTCAAGGACGCCTTTGAAATGGATTTGCCCCGCACGTCCAGTGAGCAGGCCAAATTGGGCGAGGCCGTGCCCCGCGATGAAATCCAGCCCGGTGATCTGCTCTATTTCATTGATCGCGGCCGCAAGCATGTCGGTGTGGCCGTGAATGAAAGCGAGTTCATGCACGCCTCGCGCAAGAAAGGCGTGGTCCTGTCCAAATTCGATGGGTATTGGACCCCTCGTCTGAAGCGCGTCCGCCGCATCCTGGATTGCAACGAAATGGCCATTCCCCGATACAACGGCGGCTGA